One stretch of Tepidibacter hydrothermalis DNA includes these proteins:
- a CDS encoding flagellar hook-length control protein FliK — protein MNNLMPINLNVKKDYIQRSNKKDNISDKSDFRKKLDDHSKKNDSKDKDIKINKKNENRDTSKKIDKHNKEEVNAQSKHINKQDEKEFEENTNINQFKVVNIDKEIDKDTEVDETIKKEDLEGIMSILQSLNIEVNNKTEMENIQKNINQLIEKIDNGQINIEDFEKILMKLEDADFIPKEVKSEILNKLELMFEQKNINSKYIETDNTNVKKDTIVDENTKKDHSKIEEDMTKQENSQSKISNLNQINKDLNQNTSYNQNEDLDNINKNFLIKDRQDETEDGFNFQNLNIGKITSGIKASTGSSLNNKMSNIDSYNIIEQITKKSKLITNKNNSSIQMQLEPEHLGKLTLKVVLERGILSAKFMAENEEVKTVIEDNMEELKNSLSEQGITIQSLSVSVNSEGDLNKHKNILEAMAYNKKISKNIDTNESLLDEQQDEIENPYLFEDDNFNGLV, from the coding sequence TTGAATAATTTAATGCCTATAAATTTAAATGTAAAAAAAGATTATATACAAAGATCGAACAAAAAAGATAATATTAGTGATAAATCAGATTTTAGAAAAAAATTAGATGATCATTCTAAAAAGAATGATAGCAAAGATAAAGATATTAAAATCAATAAAAAAAATGAAAATAGAGATACAAGTAAAAAAATTGATAAACACAATAAAGAAGAAGTAAATGCTCAAAGTAAACATATTAACAAACAAGACGAAAAAGAATTTGAAGAAAACACAAATATTAACCAATTTAAAGTAGTTAATATTGATAAAGAAATTGATAAAGACACCGAAGTTGATGAAACAATTAAAAAAGAAGATTTAGAAGGAATAATGTCTATTTTACAAAGTCTTAATATAGAAGTTAATAATAAAACAGAAATGGAAAATATTCAAAAAAATATTAACCAGCTTATTGAAAAAATAGATAATGGGCAAATAAATATTGAAGATTTTGAAAAAATATTAATGAAATTAGAAGATGCTGATTTTATACCAAAAGAAGTAAAATCAGAAATATTAAATAAGTTAGAATTAATGTTTGAGCAAAAAAATATTAACTCAAAATATATAGAAACAGATAATACCAATGTAAAAAAAGATACAATTGTAGATGAAAATACAAAAAAAGATCATAGTAAAATAGAAGAAGATATGACAAAACAAGAAAATTCCCAAAGTAAAATTTCAAATTTAAATCAAATAAATAAAGATTTAAACCAAAATACAAGCTATAATCAAAATGAAGATTTAGATAACATAAATAAAAATTTTTTAATAAAAGATAGGCAAGATGAAACAGAAGATGGTTTTAACTTCCAAAATCTAAATATAGGTAAGATAACGAGTGGAATAAAGGCAAGTACAGGTAGCTCACTTAACAATAAGATGAGCAATATAGATTCCTATAATATAATTGAACAAATTACAAAAAAAAGCAAGCTAATCACAAATAAAAATAATTCAAGCATACAGATGCAGTTAGAACCAGAACATCTAGGAAAGCTTACACTTAAGGTTGTATTAGAAAGAGGAATTTTAAGTGCTAAATTTATGGCAGAAAATGAAGAAGTAAAAACAGTTATAGAGGATAATATGGAGGAACTTAAGAATAGTCTCTCTGAACAAGGAATTACTATACAAAGTTTAAGTGTATCTGTAAATAGTGAAGGAGATCTTAATAAGCATAAAAATATATTAGAAGCTATGGCTTATAATAAAAAAATAAGTAAAAATATAGATACAAATGAGTCTTTATTAGATGAACAGCAGGATGAAATAGAAAATCCATATCTTTTTGAAGATGATAACTTCAATGGATTAGTATAG
- a CDS encoding flagellar motor protein MotB, translating into MARKKKQEEAKQGSPEWMGTYGDMVTLLLCFFVLLFSMSSVDAQKFQSIVQSFNGSLGFLDGGKTLSKEQYIDRGLKDDKSTKQQKEVENFNNLEKEIKKYLNDNNLNEDVKVVNENSGLLLRFQDNVLFSSGRAELKSKSEVTLKYISDLLNKKEFNDKFISIEGHTDNDPIKYSPKYPTNWELSVARSSNVVRFLVEETGINPERISASGYSEYHPVVPNTSPENKAKNRRVDILILKN; encoded by the coding sequence ATGGCAAGAAAGAAAAAGCAAGAAGAAGCAAAACAAGGTTCGCCTGAATGGATGGGTACTTATGGAGATATGGTAACTTTATTACTTTGTTTTTTTGTTTTGCTTTTTTCTATGTCATCTGTAGATGCTCAAAAGTTTCAATCTATAGTACAATCATTCAACGGTTCTTTAGGTTTTTTAGATGGAGGAAAGACTTTATCTAAAGAACAGTATATAGATAGGGGACTTAAAGATGATAAAAGTACAAAGCAACAAAAAGAAGTAGAAAATTTCAATAATTTAGAAAAGGAAATTAAAAAATATTTAAATGATAATAACTTAAATGAAGATGTTAAAGTTGTTAATGAAAATTCAGGTTTGCTTCTAAGATTTCAAGATAATGTATTATTTAGTTCTGGAAGAGCTGAATTAAAGTCAAAATCAGAAGTTACTTTAAAATATATATCAGATCTTTTAAATAAAAAAGAATTTAATGATAAGTTTATAAGTATAGAAGGTCATACGGATAATGATCCTATAAAATATAGCCCGAAGTATCCCACCAATTGGGAGTTGTCTGTAGCAAGATCTAGTAATGTAGTTAGGTTTTTAGTTGAAGAAACGGGAATTAATCCAGAACGTATTTCTGCATCAGGTTATAGTGAATATCACCCTGTTGTACCAAATACTTCACCTGAAAATAAAGCTAAAAATAGAAGAGTAGATATACTTATACTAAAAAATTAA
- the fliG gene encoding flagellar motor switch protein FliG encodes MNGKQKAAILLITLGPEYSAKMFKYLSEEEIEEITLEIANMKKVESEVKEKILQEFYEVCLAQEVISEGGIGYAKDVLEKALGHDKAIEIINRLTASLQVKPFDFARKADPSQIVNFIQNEHPQTIALILSYLDSEKSGQILSSLSHDKQSEVARRIATMDRTYPEVIKEIELVLENKLSNLVTEDHTIVGGVQSIVDILNSVDRGTEKYIMEDLEMSDPELAEDIKKRMFVFEDIITLDNVSIQRFIREIDNNELAVALKGATQEVAELIFSNMSKRLADMIKEDMEFMGPVRLKDVEEAQQKIVNNIRKLEESGEIIISRGGGDELIV; translated from the coding sequence ATGAATGGTAAGCAAAAAGCAGCTATACTCTTAATAACACTTGGACCTGAATATTCTGCTAAAATGTTTAAATATTTATCAGAAGAAGAAATAGAAGAAATAACACTAGAAATTGCTAATATGAAGAAAGTGGAATCAGAAGTAAAAGAAAAAATATTGCAAGAGTTTTATGAGGTTTGTTTAGCACAAGAAGTTATATCAGAGGGTGGAATAGGATATGCCAAAGATGTTCTAGAAAAGGCTTTAGGTCATGATAAAGCCATAGAAATTATTAATAGATTAACAGCATCATTACAAGTTAAACCTTTTGATTTTGCAAGAAAGGCTGATCCGTCTCAAATTGTGAATTTTATACAAAATGAACATCCTCAAACTATAGCATTAATATTATCTTATTTAGATTCTGAAAAATCAGGGCAGATACTTTCGAGCCTTTCTCATGATAAGCAATCTGAAGTTGCAAGAAGAATTGCTACTATGGATAGAACGTACCCAGAGGTTATAAAAGAGATAGAATTAGTTCTTGAAAATAAACTATCAAATCTTGTTACAGAAGACCATACAATTGTCGGAGGCGTTCAGTCTATTGTTGATATATTAAATTCTGTAGATAGAGGAACTGAAAAATATATTATGGAAGATCTTGAAATGTCAGATCCTGAACTTGCAGAAGATATTAAAAAGAGAATGTTTGTATTTGAGGATATTATTACACTTGATAATGTATCTATACAAAGGTTTATTAGAGAAATTGATAATAATGAACTTGCAGTTGCTTTAAAAGGTGCAACTCAAGAGGTCGCAGAACTTATATTCTCCAATATGTCAAAACGATTGGCAGACATGATAAAAGAGGATATGGAATTTATGGGACCTGTTAGATTGAAAGATGTAGAAGAGGCTCAGCAGAAAATCGTTAATAACATACGAAAGCTTGAAGAATCTGGAGAAATAATAATCTCAAGAGGTGGAGGCGATGAACTAATTGTCTAA
- the fliI gene encoding flagellar protein export ATPase FliI: MKSIDVSKYFQKLEEIDLIQYTGRVSQVVGLTIESKGPAVKLGELCFIYPIKSEQAILAEVVGFKSETVLLMPLGEMDGIGPGSKVIASGHGLEVKVGEELLGRVLDGLGNPIDDEEKLNLKLNYPVMNQPPNPLKREKIDTPLPLGVKALDGILTCGKGQRIGIFAGSGVGKSTLLGMIARNTKADINVIALVGERGREVREFIENDLQEEGLKRSVLVIATSDQPPLVRMKGALLATSIAEYFRDMGKNVILMMDSLTRFSMAQREVGLAIGEPPVTKGYTPSVFAVLPKLLERAGNSDKGSITGLYTVLVDGDDMNEPIADAVRGILDGHVVLSRNLANKNHYPAIEVLSSASRVMGNITNKEHIQAANKLKDLLATYREAEDLINIGAYAPGSNSKIDMAIQKIDEIDSFLKQWTHDKFEYDDVISNLLNMFKE; the protein is encoded by the coding sequence ATGAAATCTATAGATGTATCTAAATATTTTCAAAAATTGGAAGAAATTGATTTGATTCAGTATACAGGCAGGGTATCACAAGTGGTAGGTCTTACTATAGAGTCAAAAGGACCTGCTGTAAAACTTGGAGAATTATGTTTTATATATCCTATAAAATCTGAGCAAGCAATATTAGCTGAAGTTGTCGGATTTAAATCAGAAACTGTACTATTAATGCCTCTTGGAGAAATGGATGGGATAGGGCCAGGAAGTAAGGTTATAGCCAGTGGACATGGACTTGAGGTTAAGGTTGGAGAAGAATTGTTAGGAAGAGTTTTAGATGGATTAGGAAATCCTATAGATGATGAAGAAAAATTAAATCTTAAACTTAATTATCCTGTTATGAATCAACCGCCTAACCCACTTAAAAGAGAAAAAATAGATACGCCATTACCTTTAGGAGTGAAGGCTCTAGATGGTATATTAACATGTGGGAAAGGGCAAAGAATAGGAATATTTGCAGGTTCTGGAGTTGGTAAATCAACACTTTTAGGTATGATTGCCAGAAATACGAAGGCGGATATAAATGTAATAGCATTAGTAGGAGAGAGAGGAAGAGAAGTAAGAGAATTTATAGAAAATGATTTGCAAGAAGAGGGATTAAAACGATCCGTATTGGTGATTGCAACATCAGATCAACCACCGTTAGTTAGAATGAAAGGTGCATTACTTGCAACTTCTATAGCAGAATATTTTAGAGATATGGGTAAAAATGTAATACTTATGATGGATTCTTTAACTCGTTTTTCTATGGCACAAAGGGAAGTTGGACTTGCTATAGGAGAACCTCCTGTTACAAAAGGGTATACACCATCTGTTTTTGCGGTATTACCAAAACTTCTAGAAAGAGCAGGAAATTCAGATAAAGGCTCTATAACAGGATTGTACACTGTTCTTGTAGATGGAGATGATATGAATGAACCTATAGCTGATGCTGTAAGGGGTATACTTGATGGTCATGTAGTATTGTCAAGAAATCTTGCTAATAAAAATCATTACCCTGCTATAGAGGTGTTATCAAGTGCAAGTAGAGTTATGGGTAACATAACAAATAAAGAGCATATACAGGCTGCAAATAAGCTTAAAGACCTTTTAGCAACCTATAGAGAAGCTGAAGATTTGATAAACATAGGTGCTTATGCACCAGGATCTAACTCTAAAATTGATATGGCTATACAGAAAATAGATGAAATTGATTCTTTTCTGAAACAGTGGACACACGACAAATTTGAATATGATGACGTTATAAGTAACTTACTTAATATGTTTAAAGAATAG
- a CDS encoding flagellar hook protein FlgE, whose protein sequence is MMRSMYSAVSSLKAHQTKMDVIGNNIANVNTVGFKGSRVTFKETFAQTVKGAGGAQDGRGGTNPMQIGLGADVASIDVLQKRGAVERTDNVTDLMINGEGYFMVSDDSNFLNRYYTRAGNFKIDGGGNLVTQDGYKVLGYMADETGRLKSSIEGLKIDKSIVYPPQATKPSDPPIPGEEIVTFGGNIDSNTAAKDDVKIEIPNSNPKAYYPKDDLKVIGDTTGKPAIYSLDTVESEKQKKPVYVQENEAMSKALGRETTIEVFDDFGNVHQVKLLFTKKSVDTSGESTWQVDAIYMDKDKGAMVVNGTTNDYDSTTGLPQDIKTEISKCNGFSYGVKGDDAVQSFEITFDKEGKVKDGSNTKMQLKIGEDFTKGADALTFDIDLGKMTQFADKSNAGATFIKGYKQGALSEFAVAPNGEVIGAFDNGQRRILGRVALANFKNPSGLQKFQSNMFMETRNSGTANIGKPSQDGFAELNPGSLEMSNVDLGQEFTNMITTQRGFQANSRVITTTDSMIEELVNLKR, encoded by the coding sequence ATGATGAGATCAATGTATTCTGCGGTATCAAGTTTGAAAGCACATCAAACGAAAATGGATGTTATAGGTAACAATATAGCAAATGTAAACACTGTAGGATTTAAAGGTTCAAGAGTTACATTTAAAGAAACTTTTGCACAAACTGTAAAGGGTGCAGGTGGAGCACAAGACGGACGTGGGGGTACTAACCCTATGCAGATAGGTCTTGGAGCAGACGTTGCATCTATTGATGTACTTCAAAAAAGAGGTGCTGTTGAGAGAACTGATAATGTAACAGACCTTATGATAAATGGTGAAGGTTATTTTATGGTATCTGATGATAGTAACTTTTTAAATAGATATTATACAAGAGCAGGAAACTTTAAGATAGATGGTGGTGGAAATCTAGTTACTCAAGACGGATATAAGGTTCTTGGGTATATGGCTGACGAGACAGGAAGACTTAAAAGTAGTATAGAAGGTTTAAAAATAGACAAATCAATAGTATATCCACCTCAAGCCACTAAACCTTCAGATCCACCAATACCAGGTGAAGAAATAGTGACTTTTGGAGGAAATATAGACTCTAATACTGCCGCAAAGGATGATGTAAAAATAGAAATACCAAATAGTAATCCTAAAGCATATTATCCAAAAGATGATTTAAAGGTAATAGGTGATACCACAGGAAAACCTGCTATTTATAGTTTGGATACAGTTGAATCAGAAAAACAAAAAAAACCTGTTTATGTTCAAGAAAATGAGGCAATGAGTAAAGCTCTTGGTAGAGAAACTACTATAGAAGTTTTTGATGATTTTGGTAATGTCCATCAAGTAAAATTATTATTTACTAAAAAATCGGTAGATACTAGTGGAGAAAGTACATGGCAAGTAGATGCTATTTATATGGACAAAGATAAAGGTGCAATGGTAGTAAATGGAACTACGAATGATTATGATTCTACTACAGGACTTCCTCAAGATATTAAAACTGAAATTTCAAAATGTAATGGATTTTCTTATGGAGTTAAAGGCGATGATGCAGTACAATCATTTGAAATTACATTTGATAAAGAAGGTAAAGTAAAAGATGGTTCAAACACTAAAATGCAGTTAAAAATTGGTGAGGACTTTACTAAAGGAGCAGATGCATTAACATTTGATATAGATCTAGGCAAGATGACTCAATTTGCAGATAAATCTAATGCAGGAGCTACGTTTATAAAAGGATATAAGCAGGGAGCTTTAAGTGAATTTGCTGTAGCACCAAATGGAGAGGTTATAGGGGCTTTTGATAATGGGCAAAGAAGAATTCTTGGTAGAGTTGCACTTGCGAACTTTAAAAATCCATCAGGACTTCAAAAATTTCAATCAAATATGTTCATGGAAACTAGAAACTCTGGTACTGCAAATATAGGAAAGCCTAGTCAAGATGGATTTGCAGAACTTAATCCGGGATCACTTGAAATGTCAAATGTAGACTTAGGACAAGAATTTACCAATATGATTACTACACAAAGAGGTTTTCAAGCTAATTCAAGAGTTATAACTACAACGGACTCTATGATTGAAGAACTTGTAAACTTAAAGAGATAG
- a CDS encoding flagellar FlbD family protein translates to MIKVKRLNEEEFVINCDLIETLEKTPDTVITLTNGHKYVVKEDINTIIQKVKTFKKDIIKIVDGRNGV, encoded by the coding sequence ATGATAAAAGTAAAAAGACTTAATGAAGAAGAATTTGTAATAAATTGTGATTTGATAGAAACTCTAGAAAAAACACCAGACACAGTAATAACTTTGACTAATGGACATAAATATGTAGTAAAAGAAGATATAAATACTATAATTCAAAAAGTAAAAACTTTTAAAAAAGATATTATAAAAATAGTAGATGGCAGAAATGGGGTGTAG
- a CDS encoding FliH/SctL family protein, translating into MSKIIKHNQVNISEEKIVGLQPRSITVDNKSQEKKLKIENEINNLILKKNDILKEIELIKQDSIKEKNNIIETAHKEYETIINSANEKAKVELDKYKQEGYQKGYEEGFEEGQQKSIEKYQSEIDEAINVKNSVIEWKKNEVDKMEKDIINLVINSVDKIIKVKLEENDDIILNLIKEALNKLTFTEKLIVRVSDDDFEKVNSSRDKILAMAGYIDDIQVKVDKSLEKGDLIIDTSAGTVNPSIKNQFEIIKEEFLSLV; encoded by the coding sequence TTGTCTAAAATTATAAAACATAATCAAGTTAATATTAGTGAAGAAAAAATCGTTGGACTTCAGCCTCGAAGTATTACTGTAGATAATAAATCTCAAGAAAAAAAGTTGAAAATAGAAAATGAAATAAATAATCTCATCTTAAAAAAAAATGATATTTTAAAAGAAATAGAACTGATAAAACAAGATTCTATAAAAGAAAAAAATAATATAATAGAAACTGCTCATAAAGAATATGAAACCATTATAAATTCAGCTAATGAAAAGGCGAAAGTAGAGTTAGATAAGTACAAGCAAGAAGGTTATCAAAAGGGTTATGAAGAAGGGTTTGAAGAGGGACAACAAAAAAGCATAGAGAAATATCAATCAGAAATAGATGAGGCTATAAATGTAAAAAATAGTGTTATTGAATGGAAAAAAAATGAAGTAGATAAAATGGAAAAAGACATTATAAACTTAGTAATAAATTCAGTTGATAAAATTATTAAAGTCAAGTTAGAGGAAAATGATGATATAATACTAAATCTTATAAAAGAAGCTTTAAATAAATTGACTTTCACTGAAAAGTTGATAGTTAGAGTAAGTGATGATGATTTTGAAAAAGTTAACTCATCAAGAGACAAAATACTTGCTATGGCTGGATATATAGATGATATTCAAGTAAAAGTAGATAAGTCTCTTGAAAAAGGTGATTTAATAATAGACACTAGTGCAGGAACTGTTAATCCAAGTATAAAAAATCAGTTTGAAATAATAAAAGAAGAATTTTTAAGTCTAGTTTAG
- the fliJ gene encoding flagellar export protein FliJ: MKYKFRFEKILEIKEKLEENKKMEINEINNVINNIKFQIEELNKTKEAKNYEIKETMNAGTSINEIKLMNEFIHLINMKIRNLFEELKLAENKLDVKKNEYVQIMREKKTFEKIKEKDIVKFNEKIKKEEEKFVDQIVTFKHSMGN; encoded by the coding sequence TTGAAATATAAATTTAGGTTTGAAAAAATATTAGAAATAAAAGAAAAACTAGAAGAAAATAAGAAAATGGAAATAAACGAAATTAATAATGTAATTAATAACATTAAATTTCAAATAGAAGAACTGAATAAAACTAAGGAAGCTAAAAACTACGAAATTAAAGAAACTATGAATGCAGGAACTAGTATTAATGAAATTAAACTTATGAATGAATTTATACATTTGATAAACATGAAAATTAGAAATTTATTTGAAGAGTTAAAATTGGCTGAAAATAAATTGGATGTAAAAAAAAATGAGTACGTACAGATTATGAGAGAAAAAAAGACTTTTGAAAAAATAAAAGAAAAAGATATTGTTAAATTCAATGAAAAAATTAAAAAAGAAGAGGAAAAGTTTGTAGATCAGATAGTTACATTTAAACACAGTATGGGTAACTAG
- a CDS encoding flagellar basal body-associated FliL family protein: MNTKKIMIFSIIGFIISLLIFGATLYVVHFKDSSKSSQKVKTFNYDAGEFSTNMGDSAHYFKGKIVIESTDEKEIEIMTEKNVIIRDTILKVIISQDPEKMTSNEGLDKLERELISNLSMKLDFKSIKNVYFTDYIVQ, from the coding sequence ATGAATACAAAAAAAATTATGATATTTTCAATCATAGGATTTATAATATCTTTGTTAATATTTGGAGCTACGCTATATGTTGTACATTTTAAAGATTCAAGTAAGTCGTCGCAAAAAGTGAAAACATTCAATTATGATGCGGGTGAATTTTCTACTAATATGGGCGATTCAGCTCATTATTTCAAAGGGAAGATTGTGATAGAATCTACTGATGAGAAGGAAATTGAAATAATGACAGAAAAAAATGTTATAATAAGAGATACTATATTAAAAGTAATAATATCTCAAGATCCTGAAAAAATGACTAGTAATGAAGGATTGGATAAACTAGAACGAGAATTAATATCGAATTTATCGATGAAGTTAGATTTTAAATCTATAAAAAACGTGTATTTTACAGATTATATAGTTCAATAA
- a CDS encoding flagellar motor protein, with product MDLGTLIGIVLGFVLIIGSILLGGSLGAFIDIPSIMIVVGGTIAATLVAYPLPKVKEIIKLTQKVFKERGSNPNEVIESMIELANKARKEGLLALEESSAGIDDDFIKKGVMLVVDGTDPDLVRTLLETELDFLDERHKSGQGLFETMGSFAPAFGMVGTLIGLINMLKKLDDPSSIGPAMSVALLTTFYGSFLANMIFIPIANKLKVKSREETLEREIIVEGLLSIQAGENPRIIEEKLKAFLPPSMRKQLQEGEA from the coding sequence TTGGATTTAGGAACACTCATAGGAATAGTATTAGGGTTTGTTTTGATTATAGGTAGTATTTTATTAGGTGGAAGTTTAGGAGCATTTATAGATATTCCATCTATAATGATAGTTGTAGGGGGAACGATAGCAGCTACTTTAGTTGCTTATCCTCTTCCTAAGGTTAAAGAAATAATCAAACTTACTCAAAAAGTATTTAAAGAGAGAGGCAGTAATCCAAATGAAGTTATAGAAAGTATGATTGAACTTGCAAATAAAGCTAGAAAAGAGGGATTATTAGCTCTTGAAGAATCATCTGCTGGAATAGATGATGATTTTATAAAAAAAGGAGTTATGCTGGTTGTAGATGGAACAGATCCAGATCTTGTGAGAACATTATTGGAAACTGAACTTGATTTTTTAGATGAAAGACATAAATCAGGTCAGGGATTGTTTGAAACTATGGGAAGTTTTGCTCCAGCATTTGGTATGGTAGGTACACTTATAGGTCTTATAAATATGCTTAAAAAATTAGATGACCCATCATCTATTGGACCTGCTATGTCAGTTGCACTTCTTACAACATTTTATGGTTCGTTTTTAGCTAATATGATATTTATACCAATAGCTAATAAATTAAAAGTTAAGAGTAGAGAGGAGACTCTTGAAAGAGAGATTATAGTTGAAGGACTTTTATCAATACAGGCTGGGGAAAACCCAAGAATAATAGAAGAAAAACTAAAAGCATTTTTACCGCCTTCTATGAGAAAACAATTACAGGAAGGAGAAGCTTAA
- the fliM gene encoding flagellar motor switch protein FliM → MSEILSQSEIDALLDALNTGEVDVEEIQDDTKEKKIKKYDFKSPKKLAKDQLRTLHIIHDNYSRLLNTFLSGYLRSYVQIEVLSVEELSYYEFSNSISNPAMLSIVDLNPLPGQMLYEISTGLSFCIIDRILGGDGNYQGEIRSFTEIEITILTKMLRQIIKLFIEPWENVIELSPKVDKIETNSQFAQIVSPNETVALITLKAKIGEIEGLINICIPHIVLEPILPKLSTKFWFSTSSNNKKITPEEKVILEKRIKKADLNVIAELAQTNITVEEFLNLQIGDIISLGKEVDEQLDIKISDKFKFKGSPGTKKNKYAIKLTQVIEKGDDNYDE, encoded by the coding sequence TTGTCTGAAATACTATCGCAAAGTGAAATAGATGCTTTGCTGGATGCTTTAAACACTGGAGAAGTAGATGTTGAAGAAATTCAAGACGATACAAAAGAGAAAAAAATTAAAAAGTATGATTTCAAGAGCCCTAAAAAACTAGCAAAAGATCAATTACGTACTCTTCATATAATACATGATAACTATTCCAGATTGTTAAATACTTTTTTATCTGGATATTTAAGAAGTTATGTTCAAATAGAAGTACTTTCTGTAGAAGAATTATCTTACTATGAATTTAGTAACTCTATATCTAATCCGGCTATGTTGTCCATTGTAGATTTAAACCCTTTACCAGGACAAATGCTATATGAAATATCTACAGGACTTTCATTTTGCATTATAGACAGGATATTAGGTGGAGATGGAAACTATCAAGGAGAAATAAGAAGCTTTACAGAAATTGAAATAACTATACTTACTAAGATGCTTAGACAGATTATAAAACTTTTTATTGAACCTTGGGAAAATGTAATAGAACTTTCACCAAAGGTTGACAAAATAGAAACCAATTCACAATTTGCACAAATTGTTTCTCCAAATGAAACGGTAGCCTTAATAACGTTAAAAGCTAAAATTGGAGAGATAGAAGGTCTTATAAATATTTGTATACCACATATTGTTTTAGAACCTATTTTACCAAAACTGAGTACTAAGTTCTGGTTTTCAACATCTTCAAATAATAAAAAAATAACGCCGGAAGAAAAAGTAATATTAGAAAAAAGAATAAAGAAAGCAGATTTAAATGTAATTGCTGAATTAGCTCAAACCAATATAACCGTCGAGGAATTTTTAAATCTTCAAATAGGTGATATTATAAGTTTAGGAAAAGAAGTTGATGAACAGTTAGATATAAAAATTTCAGATAAATTTAAATTTAAAGGTTCTCCAGGTACTAAAAAGAACAAGTATGCTATAAAGTTAACACAAGTCATTGAAAAGGGTGATGATAATTATGATGAATGA
- a CDS encoding flagellar hook capping FlgD N-terminal domain-containing protein, giving the protein MSDVTGANLKTAPINATTTATTTKKNGELGKDDFLKLLTTQLKYQDPLKPMEDKEFISQMAQFSSLEQMQNLNTSFQGVFEGMKSLNNNFVTANKNVEQQMDELIKELKEFNGNDCDIINSRIGILKKDGIGEIPANTTAKQLIDGLVITNKATAKVYDKNGNPVTDHTKLTSDMKLVIESNEGETKNKKEYDIDVKIN; this is encoded by the coding sequence ATGTCAGATGTTACAGGAGCTAATTTAAAAACTGCACCTATAAATGCAACTACAACTGCAACTACAACTAAGAAAAATGGAGAACTTGGAAAAGATGATTTTTTAAAATTACTTACAACTCAGTTGAAATACCAAGATCCTTTAAAGCCTATGGAAGATAAAGAGTTTATATCTCAAATGGCACAGTTTAGTTCACTTGAGCAAATGCAAAATTTAAATACATCTTTTCAAGGGGTATTTGAAGGAATGAAGTCGCTTAACAATAACTTTGTAACGGCGAATAAAAATGTAGAGCAACAGATGGATGAACTTATAAAAGAGTTAAAAGAGTTTAATGGGAATGATTGCGATATAATAAACAGTCGAATAGGTATTTTGAAAAAAGATGGTATAGGTGAAATTCCAGCTAATACAACAGCAAAACAATTAATTGATGGATTAGTAATAACAAATAAAGCAACAGCAAAAGTATATGATAAGAATGGAAATCCTGTAACAGACCATACAAAGTTGACTTCTGATATGAAGTTAGTAATAGAATCAAATGAAGGTGAAACAAAAAATAAAAAAGAATACGATATAGATGTTAAAATCAACTAG